The Candidatus Cloacimonadota bacterium region AGTGCATTAAATTTATTGGGTTTATCTACTCAAATTGTAGCAAAACATATTTATCTGAGCGATGGTCCCAACAGAAGCTATGATATTATGGGAACAACTTTGGAATTTAAGAAATCGGCTCTGAAAGAAATCGGCTTCAAACATAAAGAGAGTTCACTAATTGTTCAGGCATTAAAAGCATTGGGCAAAGACCGCATTACTCCCAAAGTTATTGATAAAATAAAAAAGCAGACAGATTCAAAAAAATATAATAAGATATTGATTGAAACTAAATCTACGAAAATCTGGATCTATGAAGCCATTAAACAAATTTGCAGGAATAATTGATGAATAAAATTGCCAACCTTACCGATAAAGAAAGAAATGAACTTTTCAGTGAAACAGCAAGCAGAATGAAGACAACCAATGCAATCGCAGAAAAAGACTTTTGGGTTGTTTGGACTTTGGATAAGCTGTTTTCTAACGAAGAATTAAGTAAAATTTTAATGTTTAAAGGTGGAACGAGTCTTTCCAAAATTTATGGATTAATTGAAAGATTTTCAGAAGATATCGATCTTATCCTTGATTGGGATTTATTAACAAAAGAAGACCCTTATGCAAAAAGATCCAAAACTAAGCAGGGTAAATTCAATATTTCCATAAATGAGAAGGCAAAAGATTACAT contains the following coding sequences:
- a CDS encoding DUF6088 family protein, whose product is MKHYEKALYFIAGHRRGWAFSSSDLSSVFTRGEADDNLKYLTEKGKIRRISRGLYDYPKYSDLLKQELSPDIDQVARAFARKFNWRIEISGDSALNLLGLSTQIVAKHIYLSDGPNRSYDIMGTTLEFKKSALKEIGFKHKESSLIVQALKALGKDRITPKVIDKIKKQTDSKKYNKILIETKSTKIWIYEAIKQICRNN
- a CDS encoding nucleotidyl transferase AbiEii/AbiGii toxin family protein yields the protein MNKIANLTDKERNELFSETASRMKTTNAIAEKDFWVVWTLDKLFSNEELSKILMFKGGTSLSKIYGLIERFSEDIDLILDWDLLTKEDPYAKRSKTKQGKFNISINEKAKDYIRDELLPIVSDILQPHCNCKIEIVNENDAFIIIVQYPTLFSDSSIL